Proteins found in one Subtercola endophyticus genomic segment:
- a CDS encoding NtaA/DmoA family FMN-dependent monooxygenase (This protein belongs to a clade of FMN-dependent monooxygenases, within a broader family of flavin-dependent oxidoreductases, the luciferase-like monooxygenase (LMM) family, some of whose members use coenzyme F420 rather than FMN.): MIHLGWFLGNGFGIQPWNEKGGDGPWVGSNVTDWMKPDIYVDLATSMERAGFDYILIEDTAMVEDSYHGTAETSLRRGFMAPKNDPMPLVPLMTQRTKHIGIIPTASVIQYPPYLAARLFTTLDHLTEGRVGLNVVTSVTDRVAQNYGYAEHFEHDERYRMAQEWVEVVQQLQGTWAPDAVLADLENGVYADHTKVQPIDFVGKYFSSRGPLNTIPGPQGRTPIASAGGSPAGRDLAARYDDTMMSLCKSVEEMKEYRLDMRRRVAAYGRDPDAVKFLFLVTPVIAETDAEAQQKKKHILASKASDASIEYNLWNMSYTSGGRIDFGAIDPDTLIRDIDFSRQNGENSSVAAIFQNSADKTLRQVVASSFQITDLGLVGSPDTVAAKMGDIMDEVAGDGFLFYLPTTRRNMAEVADGLAPALRRRGLIRDGYSGTTLRENLLEN, encoded by the coding sequence ATGATCCATCTCGGCTGGTTTCTCGGCAACGGTTTCGGTATTCAACCGTGGAATGAGAAGGGAGGCGATGGCCCGTGGGTCGGCTCGAACGTGACCGACTGGATGAAGCCCGACATCTACGTCGACCTCGCCACCTCGATGGAGCGCGCGGGCTTCGACTACATTCTCATCGAAGACACTGCGATGGTCGAAGACAGCTATCACGGCACAGCAGAGACGTCGTTGCGCCGCGGATTCATGGCCCCGAAGAACGACCCGATGCCGCTCGTGCCGCTCATGACGCAGCGCACCAAACACATCGGAATCATTCCGACGGCCTCGGTCATCCAATACCCGCCGTACCTCGCGGCGCGGCTCTTCACAACGCTCGACCACCTCACCGAAGGCCGCGTCGGGCTGAATGTGGTGACCAGCGTCACCGATCGGGTCGCCCAGAACTACGGGTACGCCGAACACTTCGAGCACGACGAGCGCTACCGCATGGCACAAGAGTGGGTCGAAGTGGTTCAGCAGCTGCAGGGCACCTGGGCTCCGGATGCTGTGCTCGCCGATCTCGAAAATGGAGTGTACGCCGACCACACCAAGGTGCAGCCCATCGACTTCGTCGGAAAGTACTTCTCGTCGCGGGGCCCGCTGAACACCATTCCCGGGCCGCAGGGTCGCACCCCCATCGCCTCGGCCGGCGGATCACCCGCGGGCCGCGACCTCGCGGCTCGCTACGACGACACCATGATGTCGTTGTGCAAGTCGGTCGAAGAGATGAAAGAGTACCGCCTCGACATGCGCCGCCGGGTCGCCGCGTACGGTCGTGACCCCGACGCGGTGAAGTTCCTCTTTCTCGTCACACCCGTCATCGCCGAGACAGACGCCGAGGCGCAGCAGAAGAAGAAGCACATTCTCGCCTCGAAGGCCAGCGACGCCTCGATCGAGTACAACCTGTGGAACATGTCGTACACCAGCGGCGGTCGCATCGATTTCGGAGCGATCGACCCCGACACGCTCATCCGTGACATCGACTTCAGTCGGCAGAACGGCGAGAACAGCTCCGTCGCTGCGATCTTTCAGAATTCGGCCGACAAGACGCTTCGCCAGGTCGTCGCCAGTTCGTTCCAGATCACCGATCTCGGGCTCGTCGGCAGCCCCGACACCGTGGCGGCGAAGATGGGCGACATCATGGACGAAGTCGCCGGAGACGGGTTTCTGTTCTACCTGCCGACCACCCGGCGCAACATGGCGGAGGTCGCCGATGGCCTCGCGCCTGCTCTGCGCCGCCGCGGCCTCATTCGCGACGGCTACTCCGGAACGACACTGCGCGAGAACCTGCTCGAGAACTGA
- a CDS encoding LLM class flavin-dependent oxidoreductase — MKCGVFLPTTNNGYIYSVNSPQYMPTYALNRQITVDAEKYGYEFALSMVKYRGFGGETEFWNYAVESTVLMAALVEATSTLKLWASVGILSSNPAMIARSVATLDDASNGRFGVNIVAGWNRYEYEQMGMWPSEEYYKDRYAYSGEYVEILRNLWQTGRLTHHGRFFDLDDCVVLPTPEHHITVVMPGQSAASLDTAAAYADVNFILGPLDELKSARDALLERLAVNGRTCKSAVLLGIIMAETDEEAVAEARHYMAGVDLGAQAGILAAASNDRTGTAAGVGLARQSEAPEVVFEHLERAAFLQGTCWYAPHIVGSYARIAAYLDALDREAGISLAALTFADYTVDVARFAENVVPLMQTTPPRSRN; from the coding sequence ATGAAATGTGGAGTCTTTCTCCCCACCACCAACAACGGCTACATCTACAGCGTCAACTCACCGCAGTACATGCCGACGTACGCACTCAACCGGCAGATCACGGTCGATGCCGAGAAATACGGCTACGAGTTCGCCCTGTCGATGGTGAAGTACCGCGGATTCGGCGGCGAGACCGAGTTCTGGAACTACGCCGTCGAGTCGACCGTGCTCATGGCTGCTCTGGTCGAGGCCACCAGCACGCTCAAGCTCTGGGCGTCGGTGGGCATTCTCTCGTCGAACCCCGCCATGATCGCCCGCTCGGTCGCGACACTCGACGACGCCTCGAACGGGCGCTTCGGGGTGAACATCGTGGCGGGCTGGAACCGGTACGAGTACGAGCAGATGGGCATGTGGCCCTCGGAGGAGTACTACAAAGACCGTTACGCCTACAGCGGCGAATACGTCGAGATTCTGCGGAATCTGTGGCAGACGGGTCGACTCACCCACCACGGCCGGTTCTTCGATCTCGACGACTGCGTCGTGCTCCCGACACCCGAACACCACATCACCGTCGTCATGCCCGGGCAGTCCGCCGCCAGCCTCGACACGGCCGCCGCCTACGCCGACGTGAATTTCATTCTCGGCCCGCTCGACGAGCTGAAGTCGGCTCGGGATGCACTGCTCGAGCGCCTCGCGGTGAACGGCCGCACGTGCAAGAGCGCGGTGCTGCTCGGAATCATCATGGCCGAGACCGACGAAGAGGCCGTCGCCGAAGCTCGGCACTACATGGCAGGTGTCGACCTCGGTGCCCAAGCCGGCATTCTCGCGGCCGCGAGCAACGACCGCACCGGAACCGCGGCCGGGGTGGGGCTCGCGCGGCAGAGCGAGGCGCCCGAGGTCGTGTTCGAGCATCTGGAGCGCGCAGCGTTCTTGCAGGGAACGTGCTGGTACGCCCCGCACATCGTCGGCTCGTACGCGCGGATTGCGGCATACCTCGACGCGCTCGATCGTGAAGCCGGCATCAGCCTGGCTGCCCTGACCTTCGCCGACTACACCGTCGATGTCGCGCGATTCGCTGAAAACGTCGTTCCGCTCATGCAGACAACACCGCCGCGCTCCCGCAATTGA
- a CDS encoding GntR family transcriptional regulator, with translation MPNTSPSATGTSNQTRRAYDQVKVLIRSGEIVENEKILEDSLIRSLGITRTAVREALQLLAAEGRVSRQRRAGTLVNTAVLQIPVDDIMPWKASSRLSIERTDYRTVVNTPTIAEHLNIDDEYVGLVEHCFMNGTEAFGVRIAYFRRIYEQPASWLHFPSLAEAFEFVYGSPLTEIRTVVDATACDSATAKLLGIATGSPMLVLEQVLVDGRGLAQEYTFSYYRADSVTFPLAPVRL, from the coding sequence GTGCCTAACACTTCGCCAAGCGCCACTGGCACAAGCAATCAGACCAGGCGCGCCTACGATCAGGTCAAGGTGCTGATTCGTTCGGGTGAGATCGTCGAGAACGAGAAAATCCTCGAAGACTCGCTCATCAGGTCGCTCGGAATCACGCGCACGGCAGTGCGCGAGGCCCTTCAGCTTCTGGCCGCCGAAGGGCGAGTGAGTAGACAACGGCGCGCGGGCACGCTGGTCAACACCGCAGTGCTGCAGATTCCGGTCGATGACATCATGCCGTGGAAGGCGTCATCACGGCTCTCGATTGAGCGCACCGACTATCGCACGGTCGTCAATACGCCGACCATCGCCGAGCATCTGAACATCGACGACGAATACGTCGGACTCGTCGAGCATTGCTTCATGAACGGCACCGAAGCATTCGGTGTGCGCATCGCCTATTTTCGCCGCATCTACGAGCAGCCCGCGAGCTGGCTGCACTTTCCGTCGCTCGCCGAGGCGTTCGAATTCGTCTACGGTTCGCCCCTCACCGAGATCCGCACCGTCGTCGATGCGACGGCCTGCGACAGCGCGACGGCGAAGCTGCTCGGTATCGCCACCGGGTCACCGATGCTCGTGCTCGAGCAGGTTCTGGTCGACGGGCGCGGGCTGGCGCAGGAGTACACGTTCTCGTATTACCGCGCCGACAGCGTGACTTTTCCGTTGGCGCCGGTTCGACTCTGA
- a CDS encoding YncE family protein produces MSSLLLHPVGAANADEPTAASHTLTSIELPPSGGSPSGIASDPLSHTLFIAEGTSVLAVDELTGASTRFGEGVGGGLYHLAVDPALHEVFVSREDDYEGRWVLVFTESTLSLIATIPVTGNNIAAIAVDNPRHSIVVVGQGLGAAGAATFIDERTNAVLASIAVGGEPDAVAVDDVAGTIYVANGSDDTVSIVDAVSRSVLCSLPIGTDPIGIAADPVRHRAYVSDSRASSVAVVASTRNPASGVVSFEVVSHVAIDGSPWGVAIDSSAGLAYVASSSSGKAAIVSESGGAATSVGEYIGPIASNPQHVAVDESLHSAFVVSLNSLTVSVISPTLVLAPPRGCDVSWCA; encoded by the coding sequence GTGAGTTCTCTGCTACTTCACCCCGTCGGCGCCGCCAACGCCGATGAGCCCACCGCCGCGTCGCACACGCTGACCAGCATCGAGCTTCCGCCGAGCGGCGGCTCCCCGAGCGGTATCGCGAGCGATCCGCTCTCCCACACGCTTTTCATAGCCGAAGGCACCTCCGTTCTGGCCGTCGACGAACTGACCGGAGCCTCGACCCGTTTCGGCGAAGGTGTGGGCGGGGGTCTCTACCACCTCGCGGTCGACCCGGCACTGCACGAGGTGTTCGTCAGCCGAGAAGACGACTATGAGGGTCGCTGGGTGCTGGTCTTCACCGAATCCACTCTCAGCCTCATCGCGACCATCCCGGTGACGGGCAACAACATTGCAGCGATTGCGGTCGATAATCCACGTCACAGCATTGTGGTCGTGGGTCAGGGGCTCGGGGCAGCCGGAGCAGCGACGTTCATCGACGAGCGAACGAACGCCGTACTCGCGTCGATCGCCGTCGGCGGTGAACCGGATGCGGTCGCCGTCGACGACGTCGCCGGCACTATCTACGTTGCCAACGGGAGCGACGATACGGTTTCGATCGTCGATGCCGTGAGCCGGTCGGTGCTGTGCTCTCTGCCGATCGGAACAGATCCGATCGGCATCGCGGCCGACCCCGTGCGCCATCGCGCCTACGTCTCCGACTCCCGGGCGTCATCGGTCGCGGTCGTCGCCTCGACGAGAAACCCGGCCAGCGGGGTTGTCAGCTTCGAGGTGGTTTCGCACGTCGCGATCGACGGATCGCCGTGGGGAGTCGCCATCGATTCGAGCGCCGGGCTGGCCTATGTTGCCTCGTCGAGCTCGGGTAAGGCTGCGATCGTGAGCGAAAGCGGGGGTGCTGCGACGTCGGTCGGCGAGTACATCGGCCCGATAGCGTCGAACCCGCAACACGTGGCCGTCGACGAATCGCTGCACTCCGCCTTCGTCGTCAGCCTGAACAGCCTCACCGTTTCGGTGATCTCACCCACGCTGGTGCTCGCTCCGCCGCGCGGCTGCGACGTATCGTGGTGCGCCTGA
- a CDS encoding NADP-dependent oxidoreductase, with product MSQQSSGVSHLSSPKAVFAEDRPHTMRAAVIDHTGAPEVLHVSEVPLPVRINAEVLVKVAGAGINPLDAKTRAGRGVAAAIPGYPFILGQDFSGVVVESPYEGHFLKPGDEVYGMLSTPRGQGSYAEFVSAPSMQLCKKPGRLSLIEAAGVPLAALTAWGMVVDVAKAHEGQRILIHAASGGVGHFAVQFASYFGAYVIATASPRNASWLRELGASEVIDYTAKRFEDEVSNVDVVIDLIGNTHDDTGTRSLQVIRPGGLLVNGPTGSWPTVIDDAHAVGLRATTYKVSPDAATLTIITRLINSGDVIVHIDEVFELANAADAHTALESGHTRGKLVLNLADQV from the coding sequence ATGTCGCAGCAATCTAGCGGAGTGAGCCACTTGTCGAGTCCGAAGGCAGTGTTCGCCGAAGACCGGCCGCACACCATGCGCGCGGCCGTCATCGACCACACGGGGGCTCCCGAGGTTCTGCACGTGTCAGAGGTTCCGCTGCCTGTTCGCATCAACGCCGAGGTGCTGGTGAAGGTGGCGGGGGCCGGCATCAACCCCCTCGACGCGAAAACCCGGGCCGGGCGAGGGGTAGCGGCGGCGATTCCCGGGTATCCGTTCATCCTCGGTCAAGATTTCAGTGGAGTCGTGGTCGAGTCTCCGTACGAGGGGCACTTTCTAAAGCCGGGTGATGAGGTGTATGGAATGCTCAGCACCCCTCGCGGGCAAGGATCGTACGCCGAATTCGTCTCGGCACCGAGCATGCAGCTATGCAAGAAGCCCGGGCGCCTTTCACTCATCGAAGCCGCGGGAGTGCCGCTCGCCGCGCTCACCGCCTGGGGCATGGTCGTCGACGTCGCCAAGGCGCACGAAGGGCAGCGCATTCTGATCCACGCGGCATCCGGCGGTGTCGGGCACTTCGCGGTGCAGTTCGCGTCGTACTTCGGTGCCTACGTCATCGCCACCGCGTCGCCCCGCAATGCGAGTTGGCTGCGCGAGTTGGGGGCATCCGAGGTCATCGACTACACCGCAAAACGATTCGAAGACGAGGTGTCGAACGTCGATGTGGTCATCGACCTCATCGGCAACACGCACGACGACACCGGCACCCGCTCGCTGCAGGTCATCAGGCCTGGCGGACTGCTGGTCAACGGGCCGACCGGCAGCTGGCCGACCGTGATCGATGACGCGCACGCCGTCGGATTGCGTGCCACAACCTACAAGGTCTCGCCCGACGCCGCGACGCTCACCATCATCACCCGGCTCATCAACTCGGGCGACGTCATCGTGCACATCGACGAGGTCTTCGAACTGGCGAATGCGGCCGACGCCCACACCGCCCTCGAATCCGGTCACACCCGCGGAAAGCTCGTGCTCAACCTCGCCGACCAGGTCTGA
- a CDS encoding GNAT family N-acetyltransferase — MTVLYRQAEPADSARLALIAAATFAFACPDDAPVADITSFITTQLSEERFAGYLADENRMLFLAENDGVPVGYTMVILGEPADPDVAAAITVRPTAELSKMYVFAGHHGSGVAAELMARSVEAARAAGASGVWLGVNDENARANRFYEKNGFAVVGAKTFQLGSRLESDFVRERLL, encoded by the coding sequence GTGACTGTACTCTATCGCCAGGCCGAGCCGGCCGACTCAGCCCGCCTCGCCCTCATCGCCGCTGCCACCTTCGCGTTCGCATGCCCCGACGATGCCCCGGTCGCCGACATCACGAGTTTCATCACGACCCAGCTCAGCGAAGAGCGCTTCGCGGGTTACCTCGCCGACGAGAACCGCATGCTCTTCCTGGCCGAGAACGACGGTGTGCCGGTCGGCTACACCATGGTCATCCTGGGCGAGCCGGCCGACCCCGATGTGGCTGCGGCGATCACGGTGAGGCCGACCGCCGAGCTCAGCAAGATGTACGTTTTCGCCGGCCACCACGGCAGCGGCGTTGCCGCAGAGCTTATGGCGCGCTCGGTCGAGGCGGCGCGGGCGGCGGGCGCATCCGGAGTCTGGCTCGGCGTCAACGACGAGAACGCCCGTGCGAACCGGTTCTACGAGAAGAATGGATTCGCCGTGGTCGGCGCCAAGACGTTCCAGCTCGGTTCACGCCTCGAGTCTGACTTCGTGCGCGAGCGCCTGCTCTAA
- the rplA gene encoding 50S ribosomal protein L1 → MAQKSKAYRAAASKIEEGKLYTAAEAVVLAKETGSANFDSTVEVALKLGVDPRKADQMVRGTVILPHGTGKTARVIVFATGPAAEAAIAAGADEVGGDELIEKVAGGYTSFDSAVSTPELMGKVGRLGKVLGPRGLMPNPKTGTVTPDVAKAVTEIKGGKIEFRVDKHSNVHFVAGKASFSPDQLRENVAAALDEIVRQKPSSSKGRYITKGTVSTTFGPGIPVDVNALA, encoded by the coding sequence ATGGCACAGAAATCAAAGGCATACCGCGCCGCCGCTTCGAAGATCGAAGAGGGCAAGCTCTACACCGCCGCAGAGGCCGTCGTTCTCGCTAAAGAGACCGGCTCTGCCAACTTCGACAGCACCGTTGAGGTCGCCCTCAAGCTCGGCGTCGACCCCCGCAAGGCAGACCAGATGGTTCGCGGCACCGTCATTCTTCCGCACGGCACCGGCAAGACCGCGCGCGTCATCGTGTTCGCAACGGGCCCCGCGGCCGAGGCAGCCATCGCTGCCGGCGCCGACGAGGTCGGTGGCGACGAGCTGATCGAGAAGGTGGCCGGCGGCTACACCTCGTTCGACTCCGCCGTCTCGACCCCCGAGCTCATGGGCAAGGTCGGTCGTCTCGGAAAGGTGCTCGGCCCGCGTGGCCTCATGCCCAACCCGAAGACCGGCACCGTCACCCCCGACGTGGCGAAGGCTGTCACCGAGATCAAGGGTGGCAAGATCGAGTTCCGCGTCGACAAGCACAGCAACGTGCACTTCGTTGCCGGCAAGGCGAGCTTCTCGCCCGACCAGCTGCGTGAGAACGTCGCCGCTGCGCTCGACGAGATCGTGCGCCAGAAGCCGTCTTCGTCGAAGGGTCGCTACATCACCAAGGGCACCGTTTCGACCACGTTCGGCCCGGGCATCCCGGTCGACGTGAACGCCTTGGCGTAG
- the rplK gene encoding 50S ribosomal protein L11, with translation MAPKKKVTGLIKLQIKAGAANPAPPIGPALGQHGVNIMEFCKAYNAATEDQRGNVIPVEITVYEDRSFTFILKTPPAAELIKKAAGVAKGSGTPHTVKVAKLTKEQVREIAQAKLVDLNANDLEAASKIIAGTARSMGITVEA, from the coding sequence ATGGCACCGAAGAAGAAGGTCACGGGTCTGATCAAGCTTCAGATCAAGGCCGGCGCCGCCAACCCCGCACCGCCCATCGGGCCTGCGCTGGGTCAGCACGGCGTGAACATCATGGAGTTCTGCAAGGCGTACAACGCTGCGACAGAAGACCAGCGTGGCAACGTCATTCCGGTTGAGATCACTGTGTACGAAGACCGTTCGTTCACGTTCATCCTGAAGACCCCGCCCGCAGCAGAGCTCATCAAGAAGGCAGCCGGCGTTGCCAAGGGCTCCGGCACTCCGCACACCGTCAAGGTTGCGAAGCTCACCAAAGAGCAGGTTCGCGAGATCGCTCAGGCGAAGCTCGTCGACCTCAACGCGAACGACCTCGAGGCCGCCTCGAAGATCATCGCTGGCACCGCCCGTTCCATGGGCATCACGGTCGAGGCGTAG
- a CDS encoding nucleotidyl transferase AbiEii/AbiGii toxin family protein has translation MSDVLPPLNVTQLNERVMQVAAELGIPVSRARVMLCTLIVSQMLPEAVAIKGGMGIKLRFGERGTRATADLDVSTRTRGAEFEGPFSARLAEGWGSVPPSKGQKRRDPESPDRVAFTATLRAVKRHDPGLTRPEYVMHPYRVSIEFLGNAWAALDVEVSDPEIDAQSHSRKQIDGELVQFGAHFGFGELNPVELVDLEYQIAQKLHAVTDPAYVRAHDLVDLQLLWNAGADISKLQRLCVRTFDWRSQQPWPPLPLRSMDGWALAYADARAETVVDGQNLVLPDIPAAREWLGRVIDRIVARPVKS, from the coding sequence ATGAGCGACGTTTTACCTCCGCTCAACGTGACCCAACTCAACGAACGAGTGATGCAGGTCGCCGCCGAGCTTGGCATTCCGGTCTCGCGCGCACGGGTGATGCTGTGCACACTCATCGTGTCGCAGATGCTCCCCGAGGCGGTTGCGATCAAGGGTGGCATGGGAATCAAGCTGCGGTTCGGAGAGCGCGGCACGCGCGCTACAGCAGACCTCGACGTGTCAACCCGCACCCGCGGAGCAGAATTCGAAGGACCATTCAGCGCGCGCCTGGCCGAAGGATGGGGATCAGTTCCGCCGTCGAAGGGCCAGAAACGTCGTGACCCGGAATCGCCCGATCGGGTTGCGTTCACGGCGACGTTACGCGCGGTAAAGCGGCACGATCCCGGGTTGACGCGACCCGAGTACGTCATGCACCCCTACCGGGTATCGATCGAGTTTCTCGGCAATGCCTGGGCGGCGCTCGACGTGGAAGTATCCGATCCCGAGATCGACGCGCAGTCGCACAGCCGAAAACAGATCGATGGAGAACTCGTGCAATTCGGCGCCCACTTCGGGTTCGGCGAGCTGAATCCCGTCGAGTTGGTCGATCTGGAGTATCAGATCGCGCAAAAACTCCATGCTGTCACTGATCCCGCCTACGTGCGAGCGCACGACCTGGTCGACCTGCAATTACTTTGGAACGCCGGCGCCGACATCAGTAAGTTGCAGAGACTCTGCGTGCGCACCTTCGACTGGCGGAGCCAGCAGCCTTGGCCACCGCTCCCGCTACGCTCGATGGACGGTTGGGCTCTCGCGTATGCTGACGCGCGCGCGGAAACGGTGGTCGACGGACAGAACCTTGTGCTACCCGACATTCCGGCGGCGCGCGAATGGCTTGGCCGAGTCATCGACAGAATCGTCGCGCGACCGGTCAAATCCTAA
- the nusG gene encoding transcription termination/antitermination protein NusG, with translation MAKSNHDDLDLGAAQEQSSEVEEAQEGDNIEIESPSDLDALLRAIDGGTNDEHFIDAGLANDPGDDDAVAFDDLEADNEVNEALESGDALDTEAALEAIEDEEEIDGPETDAEDDDFISDSVVSADDAGEVELEAELAEEAEVDPYEAFRAELRFQPGKWYVIHSYAGFEKRVKQNIESRKSSMGMEDYVYQVEVPMEDVVEIKNGQRKLVTRVRIPGYVLVRMDLNEDSWSVVRHTPGVTGFVGNSHNPTPLRFEEAFNMLKSLVEIVEAPVAKNAGGKGGKAVSRSIPAEIDFEIGETITIKEGSFAGLPGTISEIKPESGKLTVLVSLFERETPVELSFDQVTKL, from the coding sequence GTGGCTAAGTCAAACCATGACGATCTCGACCTCGGGGCTGCGCAAGAGCAGTCGAGCGAAGTTGAAGAGGCTCAAGAGGGCGACAACATCGAGATCGAGTCTCCGAGCGATCTCGATGCACTTCTGCGTGCCATCGACGGCGGAACGAACGACGAGCACTTCATCGATGCAGGGCTTGCTAATGACCCAGGTGATGACGACGCAGTTGCTTTCGACGACCTCGAGGCCGACAACGAGGTGAACGAGGCCCTCGAGTCGGGCGACGCCCTCGACACCGAGGCCGCCCTTGAAGCGATCGAAGACGAAGAAGAGATCGACGGCCCCGAGACCGACGCCGAAGACGACGACTTCATCTCCGATTCCGTCGTGTCGGCTGATGACGCAGGCGAAGTCGAGCTGGAGGCCGAGCTCGCCGAAGAGGCCGAGGTCGACCCTTACGAAGCCTTCCGCGCCGAACTGCGCTTTCAGCCTGGCAAGTGGTACGTCATCCACTCGTACGCCGGCTTCGAGAAGCGCGTGAAGCAGAACATCGAGAGCCGCAAGAGTTCCATGGGCATGGAGGACTACGTCTACCAGGTCGAGGTTCCGATGGAAGACGTCGTCGAGATCAAGAACGGCCAGCGCAAGCTCGTCACCCGCGTTCGCATCCCCGGCTACGTGCTCGTTCGCATGGACCTGAACGAAGACAGCTGGTCTGTCGTTCGGCACACCCCCGGTGTGACCGGCTTCGTGGGCAACTCGCACAACCCGACGCCGCTGCGTTTCGAAGAGGCCTTCAACATGCTGAAGAGCCTCGTCGAGATCGTTGAGGCGCCCGTCGCCAAGAACGCCGGCGGCAAGGGCGGCAAGGCCGTATCGCGCTCCATTCCCGCAGAGATCGACTTCGAGATCGGCGAGACCATCACCATCAAAGAGGGCTCGTTCGCGGGCCTGCCGGGTACCATCAGCGAGATCAAGCCCGAGAGCGGCAAGCTCACGGTGCTCGTCTCCCTCTTCGAGCGTGAGACGCCGGTCGAGCTCAGCTTCGACCAAGTCACCAAGCTGTAG
- the secE gene encoding preprotein translocase subunit SecE encodes MARKIVDEPSEAVVERAKSDRDARRNPFSRIVLFIRQVFTELKKVVTPTTKELISYTLVVLVFVVIMMALVGGLDWLFSWAAVFVFGDPGTAPIGS; translated from the coding sequence GTGGCACGAAAGATAGTCGACGAACCCAGTGAGGCTGTCGTCGAACGCGCCAAAAGCGACAGGGATGCCCGGCGCAACCCTTTCTCTCGAATCGTGCTTTTCATCAGGCAGGTTTTTACAGAACTGAAAAAAGTCGTCACGCCGACGACAAAAGAACTCATCAGCTACACGCTGGTCGTGCTCGTGTTCGTCGTCATCATGATGGCGCTGGTGGGCGGCCTCGACTGGCTGTTCAGCTGGGCAGCCGTCTTCGTGTTCGGTGATCCGGGAACCGCTCCCATCGGTTCGTAG
- a CDS encoding AI-2E family transporter, with the protein MKTNAFRIGFIATLGGLLAILLGLALSSIATILVYLAAALFIALGLDPIVRLLERRGLKRMLAITIVFVLFIALIIGVLFLVVPVVIKEGTALVTGLPETLSNMAAQPWFISLNSALGGTMNLSAASTALQKFLSDPNNLASLGGGLLKVGGDVIGGIFGGITIVILSLFFLGSLDASKSALYMLVPASKRAGVVSITDQIVNSVGKYVIGQVILAASNGILGFIAMTLIGVPFAGVLAVVAFLLALIPLVGTVISAILVTAVGLTQSPGTAIAIAIYFLIYMQVEAYVFSPRVMSKAVDVPGILVVIGALVGGTLLGILGALVAVPVTASILIIVKQVIVPRQQAR; encoded by the coding sequence ATGAAAACGAACGCCTTCCGAATCGGCTTCATCGCAACCCTCGGCGGATTGCTCGCCATTCTGCTCGGCCTCGCCCTCTCATCGATCGCCACGATCTTGGTCTACCTGGCCGCGGCCTTGTTCATCGCACTCGGGCTCGACCCCATCGTGCGCCTGCTCGAGCGCCGCGGCCTGAAAAGGATGCTCGCGATCACGATTGTGTTCGTGCTGTTCATCGCACTCATCATCGGCGTGCTGTTTCTCGTGGTTCCGGTCGTGATCAAAGAGGGCACCGCCCTGGTGACCGGTCTGCCAGAAACCCTCTCGAACATGGCCGCACAACCCTGGTTCATCTCCCTCAACTCCGCCCTGGGCGGAACGATGAACCTCTCTGCCGCCTCGACCGCACTGCAGAAGTTCTTGAGCGACCCCAACAACCTGGCCTCGCTGGGCGGCGGACTATTGAAGGTGGGCGGCGACGTGATCGGGGGCATCTTCGGCGGCATCACCATCGTGATTCTGTCGCTGTTCTTTCTCGGCTCACTCGATGCCTCGAAGAGCGCCCTCTACATGCTGGTTCCCGCCTCGAAGCGCGCCGGCGTGGTCTCGATCACCGACCAGATCGTGAATTCGGTCGGCAAGTACGTCATCGGCCAGGTCATTCTCGCCGCCTCGAACGGCATTCTCGGCTTCATCGCCATGACGCTGATCGGGGTGCCGTTCGCCGGCGTACTCGCGGTGGTCGCGTTCCTGCTCGCCCTGATTCCCCTGGTGGGCACCGTGATCAGCGCCATTCTGGTGACGGCCGTCGGGCTCACCCAGTCGCCCGGCACGGCGATCGCCATCGCGATCTACTTTCTCATTTACATGCAGGTCGAGGCGTACGTGTTCAGCCCGCGGGTGATGAGCAAGGCAGTGGATGTTCCGGGCATCCTGGTGGTCATCGGCGCCCTGGTCGGCGGCACCCTGCTCGGCATTCTCGGGGCGCTGGTCGCCGTTCCCGTCACCGCCTCGATTCTCATCATCGTGAAACAGGTGATCGTGCCACGACAACAGGCGCGATAG